Proteins co-encoded in one Setaria viridis chromosome 9, Setaria_viridis_v4.0, whole genome shotgun sequence genomic window:
- the LOC117835342 gene encoding uncharacterized protein, with product MVIPPPERAARVTRFLKPYLLRMHFSNKYVSAQVIHSPTATVACSASSQEKLLRPDMGSTRDVAAAAKIGKLLGERLLLKGIPAVSIHMKREQKYHGKVKAVIDSVREAGVKLL from the coding sequence ATGGTGATCCCTCCACCAGAAAGGGCAGCAAGAGTTACCCGTTTTCTGAAGCCCTACCTGTTGAGGATGCATTTCTCAAACAAGTATGTATCCGCTCAGGTCATCCATAGCCCAACAGCGACTGTTGCATGTTCTGCAAGCTCGCAGGAAAAGCTCCTGAGACCAGACATGGGGTCGACCCGTGATGTTGCAGCTGCTGCGAAGATTGGAAAGTTGCTCGGTGAGCGCCTTTTGCTCAAGGGAATACCTGCAGTGTCCATCCACATGAAGAGAGAACAGAAGTACCACGGGAAAGTCAAGGCTGTAATAGATTCTGTTAGAGAAGCTGGTGTTAAATTGTTGTGA